A window of Triticum aestivum cultivar Chinese Spring unplaced genomic scaffold, IWGSC CS RefSeq v2.1 scaffold77689, whole genome shotgun sequence genomic DNA:
cggtggcagaggggatacgaccgccggcgacgtaccacggcggccgTGGCAGTttccgacgagagctccagagcggccagtagccggtcggcaaccacccctgctgcgccgaggtgatcatcgcggcctctttgccaccacgaccgcaaggtgttcgacattttgcccacaaaggtatggacagtggagatcagtttttcttccatcacttcatttgttcatcggacgatttgtcgtcggatgatgaagatcttgtgatgactgcactggtcgttcacgaccacattcaatagtagcttcctcggtacagggggtcagtccctggTCGTGCCCCCAatctgaaccgcaacagggagagaggtcacgccctgctctatgccgattacttttccaacaccccgctcttcaagccggataaattccgtcGCTATTTTCGAATGGCGAGGCAGTAGTTCAATcatatccgagagggagtggttgctcatgacccatacttcgggTGCAAgatggatgcccttggcaagcttggattctcctcttaccagaaatgcaccgcggccatccgcatgcttgcacaTGGAATTTCAGGCGATCtagtggatgagtatgtgcgtatgagtgagacaacatgtctcaTGTCAATGTGCAAGTTCTGCCAGGCtttgatcgaggtgtttggcccggagtacttgaggcaggcaactgccgctgatacagagagattgttggcgaccaacgcagctagaggctttctaGGCATGCTTGACAGCATAGATTGTATGTACTGGGAATGGAAGaattgtccatttgcttggcagggccagtacaaggggcatgtcaagaagtgcactgtcatattagaagcggtggcttcaCAGGATCTTTGGATATGNNNNNNNNNNNNNNNNNNNNNNNNNNNNNNNNNNNNNNNNNNNNNNNNNNNNNNNNNNNNNNNNNNNNNNNNNNNNNNNNNNNNNNNNNNNNNNNNNNNNNNNNNNNNNNNNNNNNNNNNNNNNNNNNNNNNNNNNNNNNNNNNNNNNNNNNNNNNNNNNNNNNNNNNNNNNNNNNNNNNNNNNNNNNNNNNNNNNNNNNNNNNNNNNNNNNNNNNNNNNNNNNNNNNNNNNNNNNNNNNNNNNNNNNNNNNNNNNNNNNNNNNNNNNNNNNNNNNNNNNNNNNNNNNNNNNNNNNNNNNNNNNNNNNNNNNNNNNNNNNNNNNNNNNNNNNNNNNNNNNNNNNNNNNNNNNNNNNNNNNNNNNNNNNNNNNNNNNNNNNNNNNNNNNNNNNNNNNNNNNNNNNNNNNNNNNNNNNNNNNNNNNNNNNNNNNNNNNNNNNNNNNNNNNNNNNNNNNNNNNNNNNNNNNNNNNNNNNNNNNNNNNNNNNNNNNNNNNNNNNNNNNNNNNNNNNNNNNNNNNNNNNNNNNNNNNNNNNNNNNNNNNNNNNNNNNNNNNNNNNNNNNNNNNNNNNNNNNNNNNNNNNNNNNNNNNNNNNNNNNNNNNNNNNNNNNNNNNNNNNNNNNNNNNNNNNNNNNNNNNNNNNNNNNNNNNNNNNNNNNNNNNNNNNNNNNNNNNNNNNNNNNNNNNNNNNNNNNNNNNNNNNNNNNNNNNNNNNNNNNNNNNNNNNNNNNNNNNNNNNNNNNNNNNNNNNNNNNNNNNNNNNNNNNNNNNNNNNNNNNNNNNNNNNNNNNNNNNNNNNNNNNNNNNNNNNNNNNNNNNNNNNNNNNNNNNNNNNNNNNNNNNNNNNNNNNNNNNNNNNNNNNNNNNNNNNNNNNNNNNNNNNNNNNNNNNNNNNNNNNNNNNNNNNNNNNNNNNNNNNNNNNNNNNNNNNNNNNNNNNNNNNNNNNNNNNNNNNNNNNNNNNNNNNNNNNNNNNNNNNNNNNNNNNNNNNNNNNNNNNNNNNNNNNNNNNNNNNNNNNNNNNNNNNNNNNNNNNNNNNNNNNNNNNNNNNNNNNNNNNNNNNNNNNNNNNNNNNNNNNNNNNNNNNNNNNNNNNNNNNNNNNNNNNNNNNNNNNNNNNNNNNNNNNNNNNNNNNNNNNNNNNNNNNNNNNNNNNNNNNNNNNNNNNNNNNNNNNNNNNNNNNNNNNNNNNNNNNNNNNNNNNNNNNNNNNNNNNNNNNNNNNNNNNNNNNNNNNNNNNNNNNNNNNNNNNNNNNNNNNNNNNNNNNNNNNNNNNNNNNNNNNNNNNNNNNNNNNNNNNNNNNNNNNNNNNNNNNNNNNNNNNNNNNNNNNNNNNNNNNNNNNNNNNNNNNNNNNNNNNNNNNNNNNNNNNNNNNNNNNNNNNNNNNNNNNNNNNNNNNNNNNNNNNNNNNNNNNNNNNNNNNNNNNNNNNNNNNNNNNNNNNNNNNNNNNNNNNNNNNNNNNNNNNNNNNNNNNNNNNNNNNNNNNNNNNNNNNNNNNNNNNNNNNNNNNNNNNNNNNNNNNNNNNNNNNNNNNNNNNNNNNNNNNNNNNNNNNNNNNNNNNNNNNNNNNNNNNNNNNNNNNNNNNNNNNNNNNNNNNNNNNNNNNNNNNNNNNNNNNNNNNNNNNNNNNNNNNNNNNNNNNNNNNNNNNNNNNNNNNNNNNNNNNNNNNNNNNNNNNNNNNNNNNNNNNNNNNNNNNNNNNNNNNNNNNNNNNNNNNNNNNNNNNNNNNNNNNNNNNNNNNNNNNNNNNNNNNNNNNNNNNNNNNNNNNNNNNTGCCAATGCATATTCATTATAAGTATATTGTGCGGTCCAGTGTGTGATCTCCCGCGGTCTTGACTTTTCCCTACACACAAGCATCTCTCTCCAGGTCCGTCCGGGGACATGACAAGACTAGCTCACCTCGCCGGCGCGGCCGCACTCTTCTTGCTGGCAGCCGCCATCCCGGCAACGACTGTTGCGGTGCTGCCCTCAGAGGCCGATGCCCttctggcatggaaggcaagcctcATCGACGCAGCCGCGCTCTCCAGCTGGACCCGGGCCACACCCGTATGTGACTGGCATCGGGTGCACTGCGACAACAAAAGCGCCGTGGTGGAACTAAGACTATATAGACTCGGTCTATCGGGCGGGCTCGATACGCTCGACACAGTGGCGTTCCCGGCGCTCGCCTATCTGGACCTTAGCATCAACCACCTTGGCGGCGCCATACCGGCCAGCATCTCGCGTCTGCGCTCCCTCGAATCACTCGACCTCAGCAATAACGGCTTCAACGGCTCCATCCCGCCGCAGCTCGGTGACATGCCCAACCTCCTCTCCCTCAGGCTCGACAACAATAGCCTCGTCGGCGCCATTCCACGCCAACTCTGCAGCCTCTTCTCCATGAAGTATCTGCATATGTCAAACAACCAGCTCAGCGGAGGGCTCCAGAACTGCTTGTGCAATCTCCAGAATCTCCTGGTCATACACCTGAGAAACAATCGGCTCACCGGGGAGCTCCCGGACTGTTGGTGGAACCTGCAGTCCATGAATCTGTCAAACAACTCCTTCTCAGGTGAAATCCCTGCGGCTAAGGCAAACCATAATTGCTCTCTCTTTACACTATACCTCGCCAGAAATGCCTTTGTTGGAGACGTCCCACTTTTATTGGGTTGTACCTGGCTGGTCGCCCTCGACATCAGCAGCAATAGATTCAACAGCTCCATTCCGCCGCAGCTCAATGACATGCGCGGCCTCAACGACCTTCGTCTCCACAATAACAACCTCGTCGGCAACATCCCACACCAGCTCTGCAGGCTCATCTCCATCACGGTACTAGATTTGTCGAACAACAGGCTCACCGGGGACCTCCCAGACTGCTGGTGCAACTTCCAGGTTCTGTTATTCATGGACCTATCCAACAACCGGCTCACCGGGAAGCTCCCAGACTGCTGGTGGAGCCTAGAGGCTCTGCTGTTCATGGATCTATCCAACAATTACTTTTCAAGTAAAATCCCGGCACCTGTGGCAAACCACAACTGCTCTCTTAGGTCTCTTTACCTCGCCAGAAATGGCTTCGGTGGTGCCTTCCCGCCGGTTCTAGAGGGTTGCAACTCGCTATCCACCCTGGACATCGGGAACAACATGTTCTTTGGTGTTATCCCTCCATGGATTGGGAGTCAGATCCCATTATTGAGAATCCTTAGCCTCAGATCAAACAATTTTACTGGAGAAATTCCTCCGGAATTATCACGGCTTTCGCAACTTCAGCTGCTTGACATGGCAAACAATAGCTTGACTGGCTCCATTCCGGTATCCTTCGACAACTTGACTTCCATGAAGCATCCACAAGATCCATCGACTACGGGACTGCTCAGCGACTGGAAGTACAATGATAGAATCGACATAATATGGAAGGGCAAGGTGCAGAAATTCCGAAGAGCAATCCGGTTATTAGCCGGCATTGATTTATCAGACAATTTGCTATCACAATGCATCCCCGAAGAGTTAACCAACCTTCAAGGCCATCTGT
This region includes:
- the LOC123172714 gene encoding probable leucine-rich repeat receptor-like protein kinase At1g35710, which produces MRKPTQVLAHLAGAAALFLLAAAIPATTVAVLPSEADALLAWKASLIDAAALSSWTRATPVCDWHRVHCDNKSAVVELRLYRLGLSGGLDTLDTVAFPALAYLDLSINHLGGAIPASISRLRSLESLDLSNNGFNGSIPPQLGDMPNLLSLRLDNNSLVGAIPRQLCSLFSMKYLHMSNNQLSGGLQNCLCNLQNLLVIHLRNNRLTGELPDCWWNLQSMNLSNNSFSGEIPAAKANHNCSLFTLYLARNAFVGDVPLLLGCTWLVALDISSNRFNSSIPPQLNDMRGLNDLRLHNNNLVGNIPHQLCRLISITVLDLSNNRLTGDLPDCWCNFQVLLFMDLSNNRLTGKLPDCWWSLEALLFMDLSNNYFSSKIPAPVANHNCSLRSLYLARNGFGGAFPPVLEGCNSLSTLDIGNNMFFGVIPPWIGSQIPLLRILSLRSNNFTGEIPPELSRLSQLQLLDMANNSLTGSIPVSFDNLTSMKHPQDPSTTGLLSDWKYNDRIDIIWKGKVQKFRRAIRLLAGIDLSDNLLSQCIPEELTNLQGHLFINLSRNHLSCRIPQGIGSLSFLEILDLSSNQLFGNIPQSITRLSGLNTLNVSNNLLSGKIPTGNQIQTLTDPSIYSNNSGLCGFPLNISCTNTSLAPDERNGEQEDHWMYYCVIAGIVSGLWLWFGMLFTVKSWRCGFLSFVDGMQCKIMKKL